One Klebsiella electrica genomic window, ATCCCCAGAAAATCAACGACAGAAAGACCACCAGCGTTGATAGCCCCAGACCGCGCCCCATGATCCGCGGCTCAAGAATATTCCCGAAGACCAGGTTAATCACCAGGTAGCCTGCCAGCACCACCAGCGCCTCGTACAATCCGCCGAACACCAGCACCTGCAAAATGGGCGGAATGGCGGCCAGGACCGAGCCAATATTCGGAATATAGTTGAGAGCAAACGCCAGCAGCCCCCACATAAAGGCGAAGCGAACGTCCAGCAGTACCAGCATGCCCCAGACCACCATCCCGGTTACCAGACTGATGGCGGTTTTTAGCACCAGGTAGTGAGAGACGCTGTCGATCGCGCGCTGGATGGCGCCCATACCTTCCACCGGCCTGGACATCAATTGTTGCAGCTTAGCCGGCAGTTGGGGAACTTCCAGCAGCATAAAGACCACCGTCAGCAGCAAGAGGAAGATGGAGGACATGGCGTTTGACAACTGGGTAAGCAGGCTGGTCACCATCGTCATGACCGCGTTGGGGTCGATGTATTTATTCAACTCGACAACGGAAACGGTAAACCCAAAGCGCTGTAGCCAGGGCGTCACGGTTTGTACCGGCTCGTTGAGCGAGGCGCGGTACTGCGGCAGCGTGCGCGCCAGTTCATTCAGCGAGGTACCTAATGAGGCCAGCAACACCACCGCCAGCATGACAATCGCGCTGACTAACAACGAAATGGCCAGCACGCGCGGGACCCGACAGCGCATCATCAGCCGCACTACGGGGTTAATGACCACGGCGAGGAACAGCGCAAGGATGAACGGGACGATGATATCCGCGGCAAAGCGGATACCGGTGAGAATGATGACCAGCATGCCCAGCATGATGACAATCTTTAATCCATTAAGCGTAATGATGGGTTTAGCCATGTGTGTCCCTGAAAAAATGACCGGATTTTCCTCACAGTGTAGACCCGAATGCGCGGGTAAAATCAGCAAAAACTGCATCGGTCGGGCAGACTAACTGCCCTTGCTAAAACGTCTACGATGGTGAAAACAATTCGGTGGCGAAAATAAAATACTGAAGCGCCATCATAATGGCGATTGGCATCAGTAAAAGCTAATCAAAATCAAATGACAGACGTAAAGAAGTGCAAAGACTTTGAGTATAATGTAGCATTATGGTACAAATTTACCGTGTATAACTACCGAGGACAATACTCATCCGCAATGACGAGAAGCAATACCGCGGATAATTGTAATTTTATGGACAATCAGTTCAGGATGTATATTTCGACTCACCCTGCAGTTTCCTTCCCTGGCTGCCGCTTTGTCGGCGAGCAACACTGGCGCTCCGCGCTTTAGTCCTTTCTCTCTGCCTGAGCTGGCGCACTGCGCACGGCTAAACAATCTCAGAATTTTTCCGGTTTACCTTCGCTGTAAGCCGTAGTGGATTATATTCTCTAGCAGGAGAAGGATTATGTTTTATTGGATGTTATTAGCTTTTGCAATCGTTGCTGAAATTATCGGCACCCTTTCTATGAAGTGGGCCAGCGTCAGCGGTGGGCACACCGGCTTTATTTTAATGCTGGTAATGATTGCGCTTTCCTATATATTTTTGGCTTTTGCCGTTAAAAAAATCGCCCTCGGCGTGGCCTATGCCCTGTGGGAGGGGATTGGTATTTTGCTGATCACTTTATTCAGCGTCCTGCTGTTTGATGAAGCGCTTTCGCTGGTCAAAATGGCTGGCCTGGCGACGTTGGTGGTCGGGATTGTGTTAATTAAATCCGGTAGCCAAAAAAAGGCGAAGCAGCCAACGGAGGCGGCCCATGCAACAGTTTGAGTGGGTTCATGGCGCCTGGCTGGCGCTGGCTATCGTGCTGGAAATTAGCGCTAACGTCTTTTTGAAATTCTCAGACGGTTTTCGTCGTAAAGTCTACGGCATATTGTCGCTGCTGGCGGTGCTGGGGGCCTTCAGCGCGCTGTCCCAGGCGGTGAAGGGGATTGACCTGTCGGTGGCCTATGCGCTGTGGGGCGGCTTCGGTATTGCCGCCACTCTTGCGGCGGGATGGATTTTATTCGGCCAACGCTTAAACCATAAAGGCTGGATTGGCGTGATATTGCTGGTGACCGGCATGGTGCTGATTAAACTGGCGTAATCTGCTGCCGCCTGTTTTCCGCAGGCGGCAAAATTTGTTCTCTGTAGTATCATTTAAAAAAGTACTGGCGCTGCGTTTACCTTCAGCCGTGATGAGGACAAAGAATGGTTAATTTGCCTGGCTGGCGCAATCTTCCCTCGGCCAAAACGCTTTCGGTTATGATCTTCCTCGCCGGTATCGGGCTTATTGTTTCTGTTATTTCTTTAATCTATCTTTCCCAGCATCTGATTAGCATTAAAACAAATGAAATTGACCGACATCGCTCCGTTCTTTCCGTGGATGGCGCGGTGCAAACATCGGTCAACCGCGTCCTTTCGCTGGTACTGGATAACTCGATATGGGACGAGGCGGTGAAACAAACCTATGCCCCGATGCTGAATACCGGCTGGCTGTATGACTCCTGGGGCTCGGGCTTCAAAATCAACAATCTTTACGACGGCACCTTTGTGCTCGATCAGCATTATCGCGTGCTGTGGGGATCGTTTCGCAGCCAGTCCTTTAATGAAACCGACACCCGCTTTTTTGGCAGCGGTTTGCAATCGCTTATCGCCCGGAACGCTGAAGCATTGCGCAGCGGCAAAGGCGCCTACGCCGGTATTACCCGTACTCGTGAAGGCATTGCTTTTATCGGGATCGGGCTGATTCGCCCGACGCTGGGGCGCTTACAGGTGCATGATGATACCCGTCGCTACCTGGTGGTGACCCGGCATATCAATGCCGGGATGC contains:
- a CDS encoding AI-2E family transporter, with translation MAKPIITLNGLKIVIMLGMLVIILTGIRFAADIIVPFILALFLAVVINPVVRLMMRCRVPRVLAISLLVSAIVMLAVVLLASLGTSLNELARTLPQYRASLNEPVQTVTPWLQRFGFTVSVVELNKYIDPNAVMTMVTSLLTQLSNAMSSIFLLLLTVVFMLLEVPQLPAKLQQLMSRPVEGMGAIQRAIDSVSHYLVLKTAISLVTGMVVWGMLVLLDVRFAFMWGLLAFALNYIPNIGSVLAAIPPILQVLVFGGLYEALVVLAGYLVINLVFGNILEPRIMGRGLGLSTLVVFLSLIFWGWLLGPVGMLLSVPLTIIVKIALEQSPGGRSIAVLLSDLSH
- the mdtJ gene encoding multidrug/spermidine efflux SMR transporter subunit MdtJ, encoding MFYWMLLAFAIVAEIIGTLSMKWASVSGGHTGFILMLVMIALSYIFLAFAVKKIALGVAYALWEGIGILLITLFSVLLFDEALSLVKMAGLATLVVGIVLIKSGSQKKAKQPTEAAHATV
- the mdtI gene encoding multidrug/spermidine efflux SMR transporter subunit MdtI, whose amino-acid sequence is MQQFEWVHGAWLALAIVLEISANVFLKFSDGFRRKVYGILSLLAVLGAFSALSQAVKGIDLSVAYALWGGFGIAATLAAGWILFGQRLNHKGWIGVILLVTGMVLIKLA